A region of Reichenbachiella carrageenanivorans DNA encodes the following proteins:
- a CDS encoding sugar MFS transporter, translating into MSSKNYKSSLVILTTLFFMWGFLTCMNDILIPYLKDIFELKYWQAMLIQFAFFGAYFIGSLVYFLLSLRIGDPINRIGYKNGIVIGLLIAGLGCFLFYPAAQFQMYGFFLAALFILGLGFTMLQIAANPYVSILGEPETASSRLNMSQAFNSLGTTIAPILGGYLIFEFFFDEAAGGDAVKVPYLIFGLMFLIGAIVFKLIKLPNFVNDDEIVKGTGALKFPNLSLGTLAIFTYVGGEVAIGSFLINFIGLDEIMGLEEAAAKNFLAYYWGGTMIGRFSGAISLSDMSGAKKYAAMALMSILSFVLIFSISGMEFSSVTPYLGIIALNFLAFVAGKSIAGRTLGLFASISVALLLTAISTDGSFAMWALIGVGIFNSIMWPNIFTIAIAGLGKYTSQGSSLLVMAILGAALVPLVQGVLADMIGLQMSFVVPVVCYLYIVFYGFYSAKFITEESSDQKPKAGFH; encoded by the coding sequence ATGAGTTCAAAAAATTATAAATCTAGTTTAGTTATTCTGACCACTTTGTTTTTTATGTGGGGTTTTCTTACCTGTATGAATGACATTCTTATTCCTTATTTGAAGGATATTTTTGAGTTGAAATATTGGCAAGCCATGCTGATTCAATTTGCTTTTTTTGGAGCTTATTTTATTGGCTCACTGGTCTATTTTTTATTGTCGCTGCGGATAGGAGATCCCATCAACCGCATTGGCTATAAGAATGGAATCGTTATCGGTCTTTTGATTGCAGGATTGGGATGTTTCTTGTTTTATCCTGCAGCGCAGTTCCAGATGTATGGATTCTTTTTGGCGGCACTATTCATTTTAGGTTTAGGGTTTACCATGTTGCAGATTGCAGCCAATCCTTATGTATCGATCTTGGGAGAACCCGAAACGGCCTCCTCAAGACTAAATATGTCACAGGCTTTCAATTCATTGGGGACTACTATAGCACCTATATTAGGAGGGTATCTGATATTCGAATTTTTCTTCGATGAGGCAGCTGGAGGCGACGCAGTCAAAGTGCCTTATCTCATATTTGGCTTGATGTTTCTCATAGGAGCCATAGTTTTTAAACTAATAAAGTTACCCAATTTTGTCAATGATGATGAAATTGTAAAAGGTACTGGGGCACTAAAATTCCCCAATTTATCATTGGGTACATTGGCTATTTTTACTTATGTAGGAGGCGAGGTGGCGATTGGTAGTTTTCTAATCAATTTCATTGGGCTAGACGAAATCATGGGATTGGAAGAAGCTGCTGCAAAAAACTTTTTGGCGTATTACTGGGGCGGTACGATGATTGGTAGGTTCTCTGGAGCTATTTCGCTTAGTGACATGTCTGGAGCAAAAAAATATGCTGCGATGGCGTTGATGTCTATTCTTTCATTTGTGCTGATATTTTCTATCTCCGGAATGGAATTCTCATCAGTCACTCCTTATTTGGGAATCATCGCTCTCAATTTCCTAGCATTCGTTGCAGGCAAAAGTATTGCTGGTAGAACATTAGGGTTGTTTGCAAGTATCTCTGTGGCCTTATTACTTACCGCAATAAGCACTGATGGTAGTTTTGCCATGTGGGCACTGATAGGCGTCGGGATCTTCAATTCTATCATGTGGCCAAATATTTTTACGATTGCTATCGCAGGTTTGGGTAAGTATACGAGTCAAGGGTCATCGCTATTGGTCATGGCTATATTAGGAGCCGCTTTAGTGCCTTTGGTGCAGGGCGTATTAGCAGATATGATTGGCTTACAGATGTCTTTTGTTGTACCTGTAGTATGCTATTTATATATCGTGTTTTATGGGTTCTACAGTGCTAAGTTTATAACAGAAGAAAGTAGTGATCAGAAGCCTAAAGCTGGCTTTCATTAA
- a CDS encoding AraC family transcriptional regulator: MKAEQELFFKYLTVSDVDLKWGLYITAGGYEKIKPKSVYPSIGHPSTYYFEYDSGRILKEYQILYITNGKGTFQSKKAGKIRVNEGTIIMLYPDEWHSYRPDKSTGWDEFWFGLKGPMVQNILESGDFFTKKEPLIQIGHREFIFQLFEQIIETIRNEPPAYQQIASGMAMHLLGRLFAISKIKLFEGKQVESQIRKAIIIFRENTSSNISPEIVADQLNMGYSWFRRMFKNYTGLSPAKYFQQMKMQHAKEFLLTTDKPIKEISYELGFDSIFYFSRQFKKVTGFAPSEYKKAHRLIDS; this comes from the coding sequence ATGAAAGCTGAACAAGAATTGTTTTTCAAATACCTCACTGTTAGCGATGTCGATCTGAAGTGGGGGCTGTACATCACCGCAGGAGGGTATGAGAAAATAAAACCCAAATCTGTTTACCCAAGTATCGGCCACCCATCTACTTATTATTTTGAGTATGATTCTGGGCGAATCTTGAAGGAGTATCAAATTCTTTATATCACAAATGGTAAAGGAACATTTCAATCCAAAAAGGCAGGAAAAATCAGAGTAAATGAGGGAACTATTATTATGCTATATCCTGATGAATGGCACAGTTATAGGCCCGACAAATCAACAGGTTGGGATGAATTTTGGTTTGGGTTAAAGGGGCCAATGGTTCAGAATATTTTGGAAAGTGGCGATTTTTTTACAAAAAAAGAACCTTTAATTCAAATCGGGCATCGAGAATTTATTTTTCAATTGTTTGAACAAATCATTGAGACCATCCGGAATGAACCCCCCGCATATCAGCAAATTGCCTCGGGCATGGCTATGCACCTATTGGGTCGGTTGTTCGCCATTAGTAAGATTAAGTTGTTTGAAGGCAAACAAGTTGAATCTCAAATAAGAAAGGCAATTATCATCTTTCGAGAAAATACCTCAAGTAATATTAGCCCCGAAATTGTAGCAGATCAACTCAATATGGGGTATAGTTGGTTTCGCAGGATGTTCAAAAATTATACGGGACTTTCGCCTGCCAAATATTTTCAGCAAATGAAAATGCAGCATGCCAAAGAGTTTTTGCTGACGACCGACAAACCAATTAAAGAAATTTCCTATGAGCTAGGATTCGACTCCATTTTTTACTTCTCAAGACAATTTAAAAAGGTGACTGGTTTTGCACCTTCAGAGTACAAAAAAGCGCATCGATTGATAGATTCTTAG
- a CDS encoding purine-cytosine permease family protein — MGVKKWLNFEEAKNVDEYEREPVPKSSVKSFKEFVSLVAGEHIAGTEFVIGPLFVLHGVSAIDVFVGLLIGNILATLSWTLICAPAAVKTRLTIFYQLEKICGFGLVSIYNFINGLLFAVAAAAMIGVSASAIGILFGVKGPGLTSLYPESFEWVMIIVAVGAVIAIVATFGFEIVAKFSSLFAPWMPFVFLAAGLAVLPQLGVTSFGNFWQVANESIWTGTPQEGATQYTLIHIIIFSWLCNNAMHIGLADMSIYRYAKKASYGLASAFGMFIGHFMAWIASGILCALALKQGNTNPSPGEIAYLGAGVAGLICVVIAGWTTANPTIYRAGLAVQGLMPSTKRWKITVIVGIASTTLACFPAIVSKLDQFLGWYALVAAPVGAVVMVDIFLFPKIKMVSNLAEVIKSPFNLSVFFTWAIAVGVSYGIYVYLDLDFAFFVALPGWLIGGVLYVIFGYIQQKLLSEKLKSLGI, encoded by the coding sequence ATGGGAGTAAAAAAGTGGCTGAATTTTGAGGAGGCAAAAAATGTAGATGAATACGAAAGAGAACCCGTTCCTAAATCAAGTGTCAAGAGTTTTAAAGAGTTTGTAAGTCTCGTGGCAGGCGAACATATTGCGGGGACGGAGTTTGTTATTGGGCCTTTGTTTGTATTGCATGGTGTATCTGCTATCGATGTGTTTGTTGGCTTGTTGATAGGCAATATATTAGCCACATTGAGTTGGACTTTGATCTGTGCTCCAGCTGCTGTGAAGACTAGGTTGACCATTTTTTATCAATTAGAAAAAATATGCGGCTTCGGTCTGGTATCCATATATAATTTCATCAACGGATTACTTTTTGCCGTGGCTGCTGCAGCCATGATTGGCGTGTCAGCTTCAGCGATCGGTATACTCTTCGGTGTCAAAGGCCCTGGGTTGACTAGCTTATACCCTGAGAGTTTTGAATGGGTAATGATTATAGTAGCCGTTGGGGCAGTGATTGCCATAGTGGCCACTTTCGGGTTTGAAATCGTAGCCAAGTTTTCTTCACTTTTTGCACCTTGGATGCCATTTGTGTTTTTAGCAGCAGGATTGGCGGTTTTGCCACAGTTGGGTGTGACGAGTTTCGGTAATTTTTGGCAAGTAGCCAACGAGAGTATTTGGACAGGTACGCCTCAGGAAGGCGCAACGCAATATACTTTAATTCATATCATTATATTTTCTTGGTTGTGTAACAATGCCATGCATATTGGCTTAGCAGATATGTCTATTTATAGGTATGCTAAAAAAGCTTCTTATGGGTTGGCATCTGCTTTTGGGATGTTTATTGGTCATTTTATGGCATGGATCGCTTCTGGTATCCTGTGTGCACTTGCCTTGAAACAAGGCAATACTAATCCTTCGCCAGGTGAAATAGCCTATCTGGGCGCAGGTGTAGCTGGGTTAATTTGCGTAGTGATTGCGGGATGGACAACGGCCAATCCAACTATCTACCGTGCGGGTTTGGCTGTGCAAGGTTTGATGCCTTCTACTAAAAGGTGGAAGATCACCGTGATCGTGGGTATCGCATCTACGACTTTGGCCTGTTTTCCTGCAATAGTAAGCAAGTTGGATCAATTTCTTGGTTGGTATGCACTAGTAGCAGCTCCCGTAGGGGCAGTAGTGATGGTGGATATTTTCTTGTTTCCCAAAATAAAAATGGTATCTAATCTAGCTGAAGTAATCAAGTCGCCATTTAATCTATCTGTGTTTTTTACTTGGGCTATTGCCGTAGGGGTGAGCTATGGTATCTATGTTTATTTAGATCTCGATTTCGCATTTTTTGTGGCTCTACCAGGTTGGTTGATTGGTGGCGTACTCTACGTCATTTTCGGTTATATCCAGCAAAAACTATTGTCTGAAAAACTTAAATCCTTAGGAATATGA
- a CDS encoding sulfatase family protein, translating into MKNINILCFFLVMIAMACQPKEKVEEIKKRPNIIWLVAEDLSPRFSFYGDSTAYTPAIDAIAAKGVVYENAFTVSGVCAPSRSSMITGCYPSSIGTQHMRQSKSVIPMPGVPNYNAVPPAEIKAFPELLRAAGYWTASYRKLDYQFGAPFTIWDEVGEDPHWRHRREEDKDKPFFIYSTYEITHEVNIWPDSTKEKFFLDKKIDPMKLAKDVRVRPPLDTLKKIDVGEIMVPPYLPNTELARGHIQRLYYNTMRMDQQIARLMADLKADGLEENTIIFFMSDHGDCLPRAKRWINESGTKVPLVIYIPDQFLPEGFVQKGRDNHLYSYLDLPPTVLEMAGVAVPDWIQGHSIISDLKERPRQYVYGSRDRMDNKYDIRRAVRDEQYRYIKNFEPLKPYQQQIEFLERMPLMSEILKMKAAGKLNETQAAWLADSKPEEELYDLKNDPFEIKNLSEDSKYESTKLRLSNELSRWMDEINDMYQIDEKEQAESAWPNGERPTTKAVDFTLENGRLSLSSITQCASIAYRTKGRERWEIYMAPLNIKTDTIEAKAVRYGFEASEITTYTP; encoded by the coding sequence ATGAAGAACATCAATATCCTATGTTTTTTTTTGGTCATGATAGCAATGGCTTGTCAGCCAAAAGAAAAGGTAGAAGAGATTAAAAAGCGGCCCAATATCATTTGGCTGGTAGCGGAAGATTTGAGTCCTAGGTTCTCTTTTTATGGAGATTCTACGGCCTACACACCTGCTATAGATGCTATAGCAGCTAAAGGGGTGGTCTATGAAAATGCTTTTACAGTATCAGGCGTTTGTGCGCCGAGTCGATCTTCGATGATCACGGGGTGCTACCCATCGTCAATAGGCACACAACACATGCGCCAGTCTAAAAGTGTAATTCCGATGCCCGGTGTGCCTAATTATAATGCGGTACCTCCAGCGGAAATCAAAGCTTTTCCTGAATTGCTAAGAGCGGCTGGTTATTGGACGGCGAGTTATAGAAAACTGGATTATCAGTTTGGTGCGCCTTTTACCATATGGGATGAGGTAGGAGAAGATCCGCATTGGAGACACCGAAGAGAAGAAGACAAAGACAAGCCTTTTTTCATTTATTCCACTTATGAGATCACCCATGAGGTGAATATTTGGCCAGACAGCACTAAGGAGAAATTTTTCTTAGACAAAAAAATTGATCCGATGAAATTGGCCAAGGATGTTCGTGTAAGGCCTCCATTAGATACTTTGAAAAAAATCGATGTAGGTGAGATAATGGTTCCTCCTTACTTACCAAATACAGAGCTGGCAAGAGGCCATATTCAGCGGTTGTATTATAATACCATGAGAATGGATCAGCAAATTGCCCGATTGATGGCAGATCTAAAAGCGGATGGTCTAGAGGAAAATACCATCATATTCTTTATGAGTGATCATGGCGACTGTTTGCCAAGAGCCAAACGATGGATTAATGAATCGGGAACCAAAGTCCCATTGGTTATTTATATTCCAGATCAGTTTTTGCCAGAAGGCTTTGTTCAAAAAGGGCGAGACAATCATCTCTACAGTTATCTAGATCTACCACCTACTGTATTGGAAATGGCGGGTGTAGCTGTGCCAGATTGGATTCAAGGGCATAGTATCATTTCAGATTTGAAGGAACGTCCTCGTCAATATGTATATGGATCGAGAGATCGGATGGATAATAAATATGATATCAGAAGGGCTGTGAGAGATGAGCAATACAGATACATCAAAAATTTCGAACCATTAAAACCTTATCAGCAGCAAATCGAATTCTTGGAAAGAATGCCTTTGATGAGTGAAATTTTGAAAATGAAAGCTGCAGGTAAGTTGAATGAAACCCAAGCGGCCTGGCTGGCAGATAGTAAGCCAGAAGAAGAACTATATGATTTGAAAAACGATCCGTTTGAAATCAAAAATTTATCCGAAGACTCAAAATATGAGAGTACAAAGTTGAGGCTGTCAAATGAGCTGAGCCGATGGATGGATGAAATCAACGACATGTATCAGATCGACGAAAAAGAACAAGCAGAATCGGCTTGGCCAAATGGAGAGCGACCTACTACAAAAGCAGTTGATTTCACATTAGAAAATGGTCGATTAAGTTTATCTAGTATTACGCAGTGCGCATCAATTGCCTACCGGACAAAGGGCCGTGAGAGGTGGGAGATTTATATGGCTCCATTAAATATAAAAACAGATACTATTGAGGCTAAAGCAGTGCGATACGGTTTTGAGGCATCGGAGATTACTACTTACACACCATAA
- a CDS encoding helix-turn-helix domain-containing protein, giving the protein MKIALFTWAIIQSFLIGSLLLINNKSRSNKYLSAFFIMVGVKVLGQYLMRFTALKYAIPHIIFIADIIDFVEPVLVLFYLRIIFDLPVEKKDFWRLTPGALMAVFAVSFTLYVNDTAALFDTYISSVPHQVVLTFILVWKIFVLLEVHVLIFGKNKVAVQTKQQKSLLWPKILAIFLLISTLGILGNVLYHVSDLPGSPNETFRLLLEYEYIIFNCSLVFATAYFFLEDPKLFKGIVLGKGKSNDDFPGGDYYFKKLNKLLEEDRIHLDSELTEHGFAEVLSIQPYLLSKLVNKYLGKSYSELINEYRIAEAKKILSTEKGQNMTIYAVAVDSGFRSESVFYVNFKKITGQTPTQFKKEHKKKQ; this is encoded by the coding sequence ATGAAGATTGCATTATTTACCTGGGCTATTATTCAAAGCTTTTTGATTGGGAGCTTGCTGTTGATCAACAACAAAAGCAGGTCGAATAAATACCTTTCGGCCTTTTTCATCATGGTGGGCGTAAAGGTGCTTGGGCAATATCTCATGCGCTTCACAGCACTTAAATACGCTATTCCACATATCATTTTCATCGCAGATATTATCGATTTTGTTGAGCCAGTTTTGGTGCTGTTTTACCTCAGAATCATTTTTGACCTCCCTGTAGAAAAGAAAGACTTTTGGCGTCTTACCCCAGGTGCGCTGATGGCTGTTTTTGCGGTGTCATTTACCTTATATGTCAACGATACTGCGGCTCTATTTGATACTTATATTAGTTCCGTTCCTCATCAGGTGGTTTTGACTTTTATTTTGGTGTGGAAAATATTTGTCTTATTAGAAGTGCATGTGCTCATTTTTGGAAAAAACAAAGTGGCAGTACAGACTAAACAGCAAAAATCTTTGCTCTGGCCCAAGATTTTAGCAATTTTTCTACTTATTTCTACTTTGGGAATTTTAGGCAACGTGCTCTATCATGTCTCAGATTTGCCTGGTAGCCCCAATGAGACCTTCAGGTTGCTGCTCGAGTACGAGTATATCATCTTTAACTGTAGTTTGGTTTTTGCTACGGCTTATTTCTTTTTAGAAGATCCCAAATTGTTCAAAGGTATTGTCTTGGGGAAAGGAAAGTCTAATGATGATTTCCCAGGAGGTGACTATTATTTCAAAAAACTAAACAAACTGCTAGAAGAAGACCGAATTCACCTTGACAGTGAGCTGACTGAGCATGGATTTGCGGAGGTGTTGTCTATTCAGCCTTACTTGCTTTCTAAGCTGGTCAACAAGTACCTTGGAAAATCCTACAGTGAGTTGATAAATGAATATAGAATAGCAGAGGCCAAGAAAATTTTATCTACAGAAAAAGGTCAAAATATGACCATTTATGCTGTAGCTGTAGATAGTGGTTTCCGTTCAGAATCTGTATTCTACGTCAACTTCAAAAAAATCACAGGACAAACACCCACGCAATTTAAAAAAGAGCATAAAAAGAAACAGTAA
- a CDS encoding GH92 family glycosyl hydrolase: MISIRNVTRLAVLSLSVLTGYGCSKTHSSSSLTTNTNYTSNVNLFIGTDGVGNTHPGAVLPWGMAALSPQTYDFTGMQLATGYRQGQGKIFGFSSVNLSGVGCPGAGSIPFKFTSGEFSSKSSGSAYTNELARPGFYSVDLVDEKIKVSATATKRSGLYKVELPAGKSQVFLDLTAQQGHIKGGSIEQHTYSMASGYQLEGFFCGSTNRLKVYFHTELNQEADTSYLIYQNKSNQFKQNLDDKPSGIVYEYNNDTPQTVLVKVGVSFVSSDNAKLNLDTEQTDFQFDLVQLQAKQTWEAELSKIKVESDDQDNLAVFYTSLYHSLLMPMTFSDVNGQYVKQGSKEIGTADYTRYTAFSLWDTYRTTHPLFALAYPAEQLDMVKTMIGMYEEAGRLPKWEIFATETNIMVGDPAAIVIGDTYTKGITQFDTLKAYEAMVNQATVVEGNYMRRGLEEYLELGYISMDGPFKDVTKFEWFNGIVWGPVSTTMEFNLSDFNIAQMAKGMGKTADYQRFLDQSMSFIKLYDSETGLIRPKNRDGSWYTPFDPAQGLWDQMRFGLRGGPGFVEGSAWQYLFSIPHGIDTLKTVMGDGEFLSKLDELFEADHFDMTNEPDLGYPFMYNYTHERSTKTAEMVHGCLDKYFTNQTDGIPGNDDAGTMSAWVVFAMMGIYPDTPGVPAYQVTTPSFDKITLQLDPKFYTNDSFVIERDGPKDGEIEAITLDGKELGYQLSHKAITSQGKKMTIKTTPAVVN, from the coding sequence ATGATTTCGATAAGAAATGTAACACGACTAGCAGTACTTTCATTGAGTGTGCTAACAGGATATGGGTGTAGTAAAACTCACAGCTCATCATCTCTCACTACAAATACAAATTATACTTCAAATGTCAATTTATTTATCGGCACTGATGGGGTAGGCAATACCCACCCAGGCGCAGTACTACCATGGGGGATGGCCGCATTAAGCCCTCAAACTTATGATTTTACTGGCATGCAGTTAGCTACAGGGTATAGGCAGGGGCAAGGCAAGATTTTCGGCTTCAGTTCTGTGAATTTGTCTGGCGTGGGCTGCCCTGGAGCTGGCAGTATCCCTTTCAAGTTTACATCAGGTGAATTTAGCAGTAAATCCTCTGGCTCAGCCTATACTAATGAACTCGCCAGACCAGGATTTTATAGTGTAGATCTCGTGGATGAGAAAATTAAAGTAAGTGCAACGGCTACCAAACGGTCTGGACTCTACAAAGTAGAACTACCCGCAGGGAAAAGTCAGGTATTTCTAGACCTTACCGCCCAACAAGGGCATATCAAAGGAGGAAGTATTGAGCAACACACCTATTCGATGGCGAGTGGTTATCAGCTAGAAGGTTTTTTCTGTGGTTCGACAAACCGATTAAAGGTTTATTTTCATACCGAACTGAATCAAGAGGCTGATACTTCCTATTTAATATATCAAAACAAAAGCAACCAATTCAAACAAAATCTGGATGATAAGCCAAGCGGAATTGTATACGAATACAACAACGACACACCACAAACAGTACTTGTCAAAGTAGGCGTTTCGTTTGTCTCTTCTGACAATGCTAAACTCAACCTTGACACAGAACAAACGGACTTCCAGTTTGATCTGGTACAATTACAAGCTAAACAAACTTGGGAGGCAGAGCTGAGCAAAATAAAAGTTGAATCAGACGATCAAGATAATTTAGCTGTATTCTATACATCGTTGTACCACAGTTTGCTGATGCCCATGACCTTTAGTGATGTAAATGGCCAGTATGTAAAACAAGGAAGCAAAGAGATTGGCACGGCTGACTACACGCGTTATACTGCCTTTTCACTTTGGGACACCTACCGCACCACGCATCCTCTATTTGCTTTGGCGTACCCAGCGGAGCAGCTAGACATGGTCAAAACTATGATTGGGATGTACGAAGAAGCTGGTAGACTACCTAAGTGGGAAATCTTTGCGACTGAGACCAATATCATGGTGGGAGATCCAGCTGCAATTGTGATTGGAGACACATACACCAAAGGCATTACTCAATTCGACACCTTGAAGGCTTATGAAGCGATGGTAAATCAAGCCACCGTGGTGGAAGGCAACTACATGCGAAGAGGATTGGAGGAATATCTCGAACTGGGCTATATCTCTATGGATGGACCATTTAAAGATGTTACAAAATTTGAATGGTTTAATGGCATCGTATGGGGACCTGTTTCCACAACTATGGAATTTAACCTATCCGATTTCAACATTGCACAGATGGCAAAAGGCATGGGAAAAACAGCAGACTACCAAAGGTTTTTAGACCAATCCATGTCTTTCATCAAACTATATGACTCTGAAACTGGACTCATCAGACCAAAAAACAGAGACGGGAGTTGGTATACCCCATTTGACCCTGCTCAAGGGCTTTGGGATCAGATGAGATTTGGTCTAAGAGGTGGTCCTGGGTTTGTAGAAGGGAGCGCTTGGCAATATCTATTTTCTATTCCTCATGGAATAGATACACTCAAAACAGTAATGGGGGATGGTGAATTTTTAAGCAAACTCGATGAATTATTTGAAGCTGACCATTTCGATATGACCAACGAACCAGACTTGGGTTATCCATTCATGTATAACTATACCCATGAGCGAAGCACAAAAACCGCTGAAATGGTACATGGTTGTTTGGATAAATACTTCACCAACCAAACAGACGGAATCCCAGGCAATGATGATGCAGGCACCATGTCAGCTTGGGTTGTATTCGCCATGATGGGAATATACCCCGATACGCCAGGTGTACCCGCTTATCAAGTCACCACTCCTAGTTTCGATAAAATTACACTTCAACTTGATCCGAAATTTTACACCAACGATTCATTTGTAATAGAACGTGATGGGCCAAAAGACGGCGAGATAGAAGCCATCACTCTTGATGGAAAAGAATTGGGTTACCAGTTGAGTCACAAGGCTATCACCTCCCAAGGCAAAAAAATGACAATTAAAACTACACCTGCGGTTGTCAACTAA